Proteins co-encoded in one Halococcoides cellulosivorans genomic window:
- a CDS encoding TrkH family potassium uptake protein, which produces MTWHVDWRASVGLVGTVVKYLSATMVVPLAVAIVYRADIATFVLAMAATAVIGVALERIDPDPDIGPREALVLVATVWLAAAICGAIPFLIAGIGTESTVGLSLASPGAAIESIVNALFESMSGVTTTGATVLGTIGFEQHSHALLIWRQQLQWLGGMGIIVLMIAILPELAVNGAELMESEAPGPELQKLTPKIAQTARVLWLLYAGFTLLLVAILWGIGVTGLAPEMTLYQALAHGFSTLPTGGFSPKADSIGAFAAVVQWVVIPFMVVAGVNFALFWHAVRGEFQVLLDNTEFKVYTGAIAVFVAVVFGLLLGGGAPALEIGGATAGRPGNALRQAAFQIASLLNSTGFATSNFAQWDAHVRIVLLFAMFVGGSAGSTGGGIKVVRWLVVGKAIRRELFTAAHPRAVVPVRLAGSVVEERTVRAILTFTVLYFVLFGLGSVFFALDAARVGIDLTILEATSGALATLGNIGPGFGRIGPFGSYLFLPETSKLVMILFMWLGRLEIVPVLALFIGGLDRSP; this is translated from the coding sequence GTGACCTGGCACGTCGACTGGCGGGCGAGCGTCGGCCTGGTCGGGACGGTCGTGAAGTACCTCTCGGCCACGATGGTCGTCCCGCTCGCCGTCGCCATCGTCTACCGTGCGGACATCGCGACGTTCGTCCTCGCGATGGCGGCGACCGCGGTGATCGGGGTCGCGCTCGAACGGATCGATCCCGACCCCGACATCGGCCCGCGCGAGGCGCTCGTCCTCGTCGCGACGGTCTGGCTCGCCGCCGCGATCTGTGGGGCGATCCCGTTTCTCATCGCCGGGATCGGCACCGAATCGACGGTCGGACTCTCCCTGGCCTCACCGGGCGCAGCGATCGAGTCGATCGTGAACGCGCTGTTCGAGTCGATGAGTGGCGTGACGACGACCGGCGCGACCGTCCTGGGCACGATTGGGTTCGAACAGCACTCCCACGCACTCCTCATCTGGCGACAGCAACTCCAGTGGCTCGGCGGCATGGGGATCATCGTCCTCATGATCGCCATCTTGCCCGAACTCGCGGTCAACGGTGCGGAACTGATGGAATCGGAAGCGCCCGGCCCGGAACTCCAGAAGCTCACCCCGAAGATCGCCCAGACGGCCAGGGTCCTCTGGCTCCTGTATGCGGGCTTTACCCTCCTTCTCGTGGCGATCCTCTGGGGGATCGGCGTCACCGGTCTCGCCCCGGAGATGACGCTCTATCAGGCGCTCGCGCACGGCTTCTCGACGCTCCCGACCGGCGGGTTCTCACCGAAAGCCGACAGCATCGGGGCGTTCGCGGCGGTCGTTCAATGGGTCGTCATCCCCTTCATGGTCGTCGCGGGGGTCAACTTCGCGCTGTTCTGGCACGCCGTCCGTGGTGAGTTCCAGGTGTTGCTCGACAACACCGAGTTCAAGGTCTATACCGGCGCGATCGCCGTGTTCGTCGCCGTCGTCTTCGGCCTCCTCCTCGGTGGTGGCGCGCCCGCCCTCGAAATCGGTGGCGCGACTGCCGGCCGCCCGGGCAACGCCCTCCGGCAGGCCGCCTTCCAGATCGCCTCACTCCTCAACTCGACGGGCTTCGCCACATCGAACTTCGCGCAGTGGGACGCCCACGTCAGGATCGTCCTCCTCTTTGCGATGTTCGTCGGCGGGTCGGCCGGATCGACCGGCGGGGGGATCAAGGTCGTCCGCTGGCTCGTCGTCGGCAAGGCCATCCGGCGAGAACTGTTCACGGCCGCGCACCCCCGAGCGGTCGTCCCGGTTCGACTCGCGGGGTCGGTCGTCGAAGAGCGGACCGTCCGGGCGATTCTCACCTTCACGGTGCTGTATTTCGTGCTGTTCGGGCTCGGATCGGTGTTTTTCGCCCTCGACGCCGCCCGGGTCGGCATCGATTTGACGATCCTCGAAGCCACGAGTGGTGCGCTCGCGACGCTGGGCAACATCGGGCCGGGGTTCGGGCGGATCGGGCCGTTCGGCAGCTATCTATTCCTCCCGGAGACCTCCAAACTCGTGATGATCCTGTTCATGTGGCTCGGTCGCCTGGAGATCGTGCCCGTGCTCGCGCTGTTTATCGGCGGGCTCGACCGATCGCCCTGA
- the trkA gene encoding Trk system potassium transporter TrkA, whose protein sequence is MRVVIVGAGEVGTAVAENLAPDHHVVIVEQDPDRVDDLTYSLDVLAIQGDGTDIATLREAGIDDADLVIAATDADEVNIVVCGTARTATDAFTVARVKRPSLLYTWQESEAAYGVDFMVSTDLLTAEAIFRISGLPGAVDVDTFASGLIRMAEFEIPADSPLVGCSVEEADQYDSMTVGAIFRGDDFVIVTGTDRFQADDRVVVIGSPDSIRAFAADVTTGGDEPATDIVILGGSSVGVQTARLIEQEGYRPRLVESDPGRARELAEALSKTVVVEGDGTDRTFLDNEHVGDADLVVTCLGSDEKNLLVSLLAETVGVERTVAIVETPAYADLFETVGVDVAIDPREEAAEEIVRFTREGRPDNVAMIENDRGEVLERTLQADSPLVGETVQAAVDGFPEAVVIGAIARAGELVTPRGETVFRAGDHVVFFVATDAVDAIADRI, encoded by the coding sequence GTGCGCGTCGTGATCGTCGGGGCCGGCGAGGTCGGGACCGCCGTCGCCGAAAACCTCGCCCCCGACCACCACGTCGTGATCGTCGAACAGGACCCAGACCGCGTGGACGATCTGACCTACTCGCTGGACGTCCTCGCGATCCAGGGCGACGGGACCGACATCGCCACGCTTCGGGAAGCCGGCATCGACGACGCGGATCTCGTCATCGCCGCGACGGACGCCGACGAGGTCAACATCGTCGTCTGCGGGACGGCCCGGACGGCCACCGACGCGTTCACCGTCGCCCGGGTGAAACGCCCGTCGCTCCTCTATACCTGGCAGGAGTCCGAGGCCGCCTACGGCGTCGATTTCATGGTTAGTACCGACCTGCTCACCGCCGAGGCCATCTTCCGGATCTCCGGACTTCCGGGCGCGGTGGACGTCGACACGTTCGCGAGTGGACTCATCCGCATGGCGGAGTTCGAGATTCCTGCCGACAGCCCACTCGTCGGCTGTAGCGTCGAGGAGGCCGACCAGTACGACTCGATGACCGTCGGGGCGATCTTCCGTGGCGACGATTTCGTCATCGTGACGGGGACCGACCGGTTCCAGGCTGACGATCGCGTCGTCGTCATCGGCAGTCCGGACTCGATTCGGGCGTTCGCCGCGGACGTGACGACCGGGGGCGACGAACCGGCGACCGACATCGTGATCCTCGGCGGTAGCAGCGTCGGCGTCCAGACCGCCCGCCTCATCGAACAGGAAGGCTACCGTCCGCGCCTCGTCGAGAGCGATCCGGGCCGGGCGCGCGAACTGGCCGAAGCGCTCTCGAAGACCGTCGTCGTCGAGGGCGACGGGACCGACCGGACCTTCCTCGACAACGAACACGTCGGGGACGCCGATCTCGTCGTAACCTGTCTGGGGAGCGACGAGAAGAACCTGCTCGTCTCCTTGCTCGCTGAGACCGTCGGCGTCGAGCGGACGGTCGCGATCGTCGAGACGCCCGCGTACGCCGATCTGTTCGAGACGGTCGGCGTCGACGTGGCGATCGACCCACGCGAGGAGGCGGCCGAGGAGATCGTTCGGTTCACCCGTGAGGGCCGTCCGGACAACGTCGCGATGATCGAAAACGACCGCGGCGAAGTCCTCGAACGGACTCTCCAGGCGGACAGTCCACTCGTCGGTGAGACTGTCCAGGCGGCGGTCGATGGGTTCCCCGAGGCCGTCGTCATCGGGGCGATCGCACGAGCGGGTGAGCTCGTCACCCCCCGCGGCGAGACGGTGTTTCGCGCTGGCGATCACGTCGTCTTCTTCGTCGCCACCGACGCTGTAGACGCGATCGCTGACCGCATCTGA
- a CDS encoding glycoside hydrolase family 5 protein gives MTPSNHPDDRPTRSHSPGIPTPRLHVEGNRLVDPSGSQVTLRGLNVADPKRLNRTAAARGKDAIETVEYLTGGAHGWHPRVIRVPVQPVDVGEHPPGWKAGPPEPPAFTREQLEEYLAEHLDPVVDRCEENGVYCIVDFHRHWHTEDRTQRWDDPALAEEVTLFWETVAPRYADRTHVFYEVYNEPTEPGMRADPREEGAAAELWWNWKAVAQPWVDTIREHAPETPTLIGSPTWSQSPEGVYVERFDGENLAYTYHIYAGHEVSREADWAGVGPDAQGTAGVASEVPLFVTEFGWQVEDDLDLFRASTAEFAAPFREWADANDAIHWMAWCADPVWRPALFDRAFVDAEAADSIGEPYDGPVPDLVGEADATDEAGETAETGENTGAWTLREEGAFVKAWLAERRSDGAPQVAAERTVDDHS, from the coding sequence GTGACGCCCTCCAATCACCCTGACGACCGCCCCACCCGCTCGCACTCGCCCGGCATCCCGACCCCGAGACTCCACGTCGAGGGCAATCGCCTCGTCGACCCGTCGGGCTCCCAGGTGACGCTGCGCGGGCTGAACGTCGCCGACCCGAAGCGGCTGAACCGGACGGCCGCCGCTCGCGGCAAGGACGCCATCGAGACCGTCGAGTATCTCACCGGCGGCGCGCACGGCTGGCACCCACGTGTGATCCGCGTGCCCGTCCAACCGGTCGACGTCGGTGAACACCCGCCGGGCTGGAAGGCTGGCCCGCCCGAACCCCCCGCGTTCACCCGCGAGCAACTCGAGGAGTATCTCGCAGAGCATCTCGACCCCGTCGTCGATCGCTGCGAGGAAAACGGCGTCTACTGCATCGTGGATTTCCATCGCCACTGGCACACCGAGGATCGCACGCAGCGCTGGGACGACCCCGCGCTCGCGGAGGAGGTCACGCTGTTCTGGGAGACCGTCGCGCCGCGGTACGCCGACCGGACCCACGTGTTCTACGAGGTGTACAACGAACCGACCGAGCCGGGGATGCGCGCCGATCCCCGCGAGGAGGGTGCGGCCGCCGAACTCTGGTGGAACTGGAAAGCCGTCGCCCAGCCGTGGGTGGATACCATCCGCGAGCACGCCCCCGAGACCCCCACCCTGATCGGGTCGCCGACGTGGTCCCAGAGCCCCGAGGGGGTCTACGTCGAGCGCTTCGACGGCGAGAATCTGGCCTACACGTACCACATCTACGCGGGCCACGAGGTCAGCCGCGAGGCCGACTGGGCGGGGGTCGGCCCCGACGCCCAGGGCACGGCGGGCGTCGCGAGCGAGGTGCCACTGTTCGTCACCGAGTTCGGCTGGCAGGTCGAGGACGATCTGGATCTGTTCCGCGCCTCGACCGCCGAGTTCGCTGCACCGTTCCGCGAGTGGGCCGACGCGAACGATGCGATCCACTGGATGGCGTGGTGTGCGGACCCCGTCTGGCGCCCGGCGCTGTTCGACCGCGCGTTCGTCGACGCGGAGGCGGCGGACTCGATCGGCGAGCCCTACGACGGGCCCGTCCCAGATCTCGTGGGTGAGGCCGACGCGACCGACGAGGCCGGTGAGACGGCGGAAACGGGCGAGAACACTGGCGCGTGGACGCTTCGGGAGGAAGGCGCGTTCGTCAAAGCCTGGCTCGCGGAGCGTCGGTCCGACGGGGCCCCACAGGTCGCCGCCGAGCGGACGGTCGACGACCACTCCTGA
- a CDS encoding helix-turn-helix domain-containing protein, with amino-acid sequence MSESTPRDSASDQDVKQARLDHPSGLLHLTQHESVPILLDAILDLPPGREFNKSEFADHAGVTRQTVGTYIDLLLDVDIVEEVPQTTPQRYRVTESDVVEALYELNSAINAAGE; translated from the coding sequence ATGAGCGAATCCACACCCAGAGACAGCGCGTCCGACCAGGACGTAAAACAGGCGCGTCTCGACCACCCGAGCGGCCTGCTTCACCTCACCCAGCACGAGAGCGTCCCGATCCTCCTCGACGCGATTCTCGACCTGCCGCCCGGCCGGGAGTTCAACAAGAGCGAGTTCGCGGACCACGCGGGCGTCACCCGCCAGACGGTCGGCACGTACATCGACCTCCTGCTCGACGTCGACATCGTCGAGGAGGTCCCGCAGACGACGCCCCAGCGGTATCGAGTGACCGAGAGCGATGTCGTCGAAGCGCTGTACGAGTTGAACAGTGCGATCAACGCGGCTGGCGAGTGA
- a CDS encoding DUF5804 family protein encodes MTEVCLLGATDDPLRQVLRSHETAREALATYDVRSPFVNSVAVETVSIGAAVALLNDLSWYLVRYVEAAMVREPSVSDSEWLSADLAREIRDETVEPRATGQYLRIYGVERPSPDAAGRLVEPMYVTRTDGSVPSYDLRDVAETLVVRVTPTEFGDG; translated from the coding sequence GTGACCGAGGTCTGTCTGCTCGGCGCGACCGACGACCCGCTCCGGCAGGTTCTCCGCTCGCACGAGACCGCTCGCGAGGCGCTCGCGACCTACGACGTGCGCTCACCCTTTGTCAATTCGGTCGCCGTCGAGACGGTCAGCATCGGCGCGGCGGTCGCGTTGCTCAACGATCTCTCCTGGTATCTCGTCCGGTACGTCGAGGCCGCGATGGTCCGGGAGCCCAGCGTCAGCGACTCGGAGTGGCTCTCGGCCGATCTCGCCCGCGAGATTCGCGACGAGACTGTCGAGCCTAGGGCGACCGGGCAGTATCTCCGAATCTACGGCGTCGAACGGCCCAGTCCCGACGCCGCGGGCCGACTGGTCGAGCCGATGTACGTCACCCGGACCGACGGGTCGGTGCCGAGCTACGACCTGCGCGACGTTGCGGAGACGCTCGTGGTTCGCGTGACGCCCACCGAATTCGGTGACGGCTAG
- a CDS encoding tRNA sulfurtransferase, which yields MHPPGASTVLVRHGEIGTKSDQVRMRMEGRLRENLAAILADRDVPGDVHVERNRLYVHTDAVEAATSAVTDGFGVVSASPARVVDPTLDAIGDALVATAEAHFAGGTFGIDARRAGETDAHPFSSRDIGEVGGRAVGEALDAAGFDPSVDLDDPDLTLSVECRPDRAFVFCETRSGPGGLPLGSQAPLVALLSGGIDSPVAAWLAMKRGARVQPIYVDLGDYGGADHRARAVATAERLAAYAPDQVDELSIAPAGDAVERIAETTHDHRMLVLRRLMLRIAAQASESAVGVVTGESIGQKSSQTTANLAAVQRAIGAPVIRPLATWDKDRVIARAREIGTYNDATIDAGCNRVAPSYPETGATPAGVDAVEPADASRMAADIADRVESIPIEPRHD from the coding sequence ATGCACCCGCCGGGCGCCTCGACGGTGCTGGTCCGACACGGCGAGATCGGGACCAAGAGCGATCAGGTTCGGATGCGCATGGAGGGCCGTCTGCGCGAGAACCTCGCCGCGATCCTCGCGGATCGGGACGTCCCCGGCGACGTCCACGTCGAGCGGAATCGACTGTACGTCCACACTGACGCGGTCGAGGCCGCGACGAGTGCCGTCACCGACGGGTTCGGCGTCGTCTCGGCCTCGCCGGCCCGCGTCGTCGACCCCACACTCGACGCGATCGGCGACGCGCTCGTCGCGACGGCCGAGGCCCACTTTGCGGGCGGCACCTTCGGCATCGACGCGCGTCGCGCCGGCGAGACAGACGCGCACCCGTTTTCGAGTCGGGACATCGGTGAGGTCGGTGGTAGGGCCGTCGGCGAGGCCCTCGACGCGGCGGGGTTCGATCCGAGCGTCGATCTGGACGATCCCGACCTCACACTCTCCGTCGAGTGCCGGCCCGACCGGGCGTTCGTGTTCTGTGAAACGCGGTCGGGGCCCGGTGGGCTTCCGCTGGGCTCGCAGGCCCCGCTGGTCGCCCTCCTCTCGGGTGGGATCGACTCGCCGGTCGCGGCCTGGCTGGCGATGAAACGCGGGGCCAGGGTCCAGCCGATCTACGTCGATCTCGGCGACTACGGCGGCGCCGACCACCGCGCTCGCGCGGTCGCGACGGCCGAACGCCTGGCGGCGTACGCGCCCGACCAGGTGGACGAACTGTCGATCGCGCCCGCGGGCGATGCCGTCGAGCGCATCGCCGAGACGACCCACGACCACCGCATGCTCGTGCTCCGGCGACTCATGCTCCGGATCGCCGCGCAGGCCTCCGAGTCGGCGGTCGGCGTCGTCACCGGCGAGTCGATCGGCCAGAAGTCCTCCCAGACGACCGCGAACCTCGCGGCCGTCCAGCGCGCGATCGGCGCGCCCGTGATCCGCCCGCTCGCGACCTGGGACAAAGATCGGGTCATCGCTCGCGCTCGCGAGATCGGGACCTACAACGACGCCACCATCGACGCGGGTTGTAACCGCGTCGCACCCTCGTATCCCGAGACCGGCGCGACGCCGGCGGGCGTCGACGCCGTCGAACCCGCCGACGCCAGCCGCATGGCCGCCGACATCGCCGATCGCGTCGAGTCGATTCCGATCGAGCCACGTCACGACTGA
- a CDS encoding methionine adenosyltransferase, with translation MTDRNVQVEPAPGPAVEEQTLEIVERKGIGHPDSVCDGVAEAVSQALARVYLDRVGRVLHFNTDETQLVAGSAAPAFGGGEVLEPIYLLIVGRATKSYEGTNIPAESVAVEAARDYLDETFPDLDVGTDVIVDVDLGEGSGDLQQVFGEDGTVPMANDTSYGVGYAPLSETERIVLETERQLNGDFGAENPAIGQDVKVMAKREDDQIAVTVAVAAVDAHVPDIEAYEAMVESVREEVLELAREITDRSVEVHVNTADDLDSGAIYLTTTGTSAEQGDDGSVGRGNRANGLITPNRPMSLEATSGKNPVNHIGKIYNLLSTEIARAVYERVDAVRQIQIRLLSQIGQPIDQPHLADAHVVTEAGTPVSAVEDDVSAVIDDELDGITDLTRSVIEGEQTTF, from the coding sequence ATGACTGACCGGAACGTCCAGGTCGAACCCGCCCCGGGCCCGGCCGTCGAGGAACAGACACTCGAAATCGTCGAACGCAAGGGGATCGGCCACCCCGACTCGGTCTGTGACGGCGTCGCCGAGGCCGTCTCGCAAGCGCTCGCGCGCGTCTATCTCGATCGCGTCGGTCGCGTGCTGCATTTCAATACCGACGAGACCCAACTCGTCGCCGGCAGTGCCGCGCCCGCGTTCGGCGGCGGTGAAGTGCTCGAACCCATCTATCTGCTGATCGTCGGGCGCGCGACCAAGTCCTACGAGGGCACGAACATCCCCGCCGAGTCGGTCGCCGTCGAGGCCGCCCGGGACTACCTCGACGAGACGTTCCCCGACCTCGACGTGGGAACGGACGTCATCGTCGACGTCGACCTGGGCGAGGGCAGCGGCGACCTCCAGCAGGTCTTCGGCGAGGACGGCACGGTCCCGATGGCCAACGACACCAGCTACGGCGTGGGCTACGCCCCGCTCTCGGAGACCGAACGCATCGTCCTGGAGACCGAGCGCCAACTCAACGGCGATTTCGGCGCGGAGAACCCCGCGATCGGCCAGGACGTGAAGGTCATGGCCAAACGCGAGGACGACCAGATCGCCGTCACGGTCGCCGTCGCCGCTGTCGACGCCCACGTTCCCGACATCGAGGCCTACGAGGCGATGGTCGAGTCGGTCCGCGAGGAGGTGCTTGAGCTCGCCCGCGAGATCACCGACCGCTCGGTCGAGGTCCACGTCAACACCGCCGACGACCTCGATTCCGGGGCGATCTACCTGACGACGACCGGGACGAGCGCCGAACAGGGCGACGACGGGTCGGTCGGGCGTGGCAATCGCGCGAACGGGCTGATCACGCCCAATCGCCCGATGAGTCTCGAAGCCACGAGCGGGAAGAATCCCGTCAACCACATCGGGAAGATCTACAACCTGCTCTCGACCGAGATCGCGCGGGCGGTCTACGAGCGCGTCGATGCCGTCCGGCAGATCCAGATCCGCCTGCTCAGCCAGATCGGCCAGCCGATCGACCAGCCACACCTCGCGGATGCCCACGTCGTCACCGAGGCGGGCACGCCCGTCAGCGCGGTCGAGGACGACGTGAGTGCGGTGATCGACGACGAACTCGACGGGATCACCGATCTCACCCGATCGGTCATCGAGGGCGAGCAGACCACGTTCTGA
- the cyaB gene encoding class IV adenylate cyclase, which translates to MYEVEIKVPVETGIRDRLAAIGAEPVERVHQTDAYFDAPHRAFAETDEALRIRRERVESRAVDGSASASGDEARIDETDARVRMTYKGPKIDARSKTRTEAEIAVDDAETARALLEGLGFERAATVEKNRHRFQIGGTTATVDDVAGLGTYLELERDVDGEAEIDSARDALEGTLADLGLNPDDQIRRSYLGLLLD; encoded by the coding sequence ATGTACGAAGTCGAGATCAAGGTTCCCGTCGAGACGGGGATTCGCGACCGTCTCGCGGCTATCGGGGCCGAACCCGTCGAACGCGTCCACCAGACCGACGCCTATTTCGACGCGCCACACCGCGCGTTCGCTGAGACCGACGAAGCGCTGCGGATTCGACGGGAACGGGTCGAATCGCGAGCAGTCGATGGGTCCGCCTCTGCATCCGGCGACGAGGCGAGAATTGACGAGACGGACGCCCGCGTGCGGATGACCTACAAAGGGCCGAAGATCGACGCCCGATCGAAGACCCGGACGGAAGCCGAGATCGCCGTCGACGACGCCGAGACGGCGCGAGCGTTGCTCGAAGGACTGGGCTTCGAGCGCGCGGCGACCGTCGAGAAAAATCGCCACCGATTCCAGATCGGTGGGACGACGGCGACCGTCGACGACGTGGCGGGACTGGGCACCTACCTCGAACTCGAACGCGACGTCGACGGCGAGGCGGAAATCGACTCGGCCCGTGACGCGCTCGAAGGCACGCTCGCCGACCTCGGGTTGAATCCCGACGATCAGATCCGACGGTCCTATCTCGGCTTGCTTCTCGACTGA
- a CDS encoding FKBP-type peptidyl-prolyl cis-trans isomerase, whose amino-acid sequence MTDENVAEADDSEPAEDVASDAESEDTAGLGDGDFVEIEYTARTVEDDALVDTTSREVAEEEGVAEDDHDYGPQMIVIGQGHIFPSIEEALRGSEVGDEGTAVAPAEEAFGEYDDEQVRTVSAEKIPEDDRYPGAEVSIDGDQGYLETIVGGRARVDFNHPLAGADIEYDYEISDVVDDREERAERFIETAVGMPLDVEFETATVEEERPVDDPEEHVDDADEIGDEPVTETVETEQETLFIEATPQLAMNQQWMFQKQQIGQQLEDLIGVDRVVLREELGGGPGPMGGMMGGMGGGAGGPQVEVGDDGEAELEIDADDLAEELEE is encoded by the coding sequence ATGACGGACGAAAACGTGGCCGAAGCGGACGATTCCGAGCCGGCCGAGGACGTCGCATCGGACGCCGAAAGTGAGGACACTGCGGGACTCGGGGACGGCGACTTCGTCGAAATCGAGTACACCGCTCGCACCGTCGAGGACGACGCGCTCGTCGACACGACGAGTCGCGAGGTCGCCGAAGAGGAAGGTGTGGCTGAGGACGATCACGACTACGGCCCACAGATGATCGTCATCGGCCAGGGCCACATCTTCCCCTCGATCGAGGAGGCCCTCCGCGGGAGCGAGGTCGGTGACGAAGGCACCGCCGTCGCGCCCGCCGAAGAGGCCTTCGGTGAGTACGACGACGAGCAGGTCCGCACCGTCAGCGCCGAGAAGATCCCCGAAGACGACCGCTACCCCGGGGCCGAGGTCTCCATCGACGGCGACCAGGGCTACCTGGAGACGATCGTCGGCGGCCGCGCCCGCGTCGACTTCAATCACCCGCTCGCCGGCGCGGACATCGAGTACGACTACGAAATCAGCGACGTCGTCGACGACCGCGAAGAGCGCGCCGAGCGGTTCATCGAGACCGCCGTCGGCATGCCGCTGGACGTGGAGTTCGAGACCGCGACCGTCGAAGAGGAGCGGCCCGTCGACGACCCCGAAGAGCACGTCGACGACGCCGACGAGATCGGTGACGAACCGGTCACCGAGACCGTCGAAACCGAACAGGAGACGCTATTCATCGAGGCGACGCCCCAGCTGGCGATGAACCAGCAGTGGATGTTCCAGAAACAGCAGATCGGCCAGCAACTCGAAGACCTCATCGGCGTCGACCGCGTCGTGCTCCGCGAGGAACTCGGCGGCGGGCCCGGCCCGATGGGTGGCATGATGGGTGGCATGGGCGGCGGCGCTGGCGGCCCCCAGGTCGAGGTCGGTGACGACGGCGAAGCCGAACTCGAAATCGACGCCGACGATCTCGCCGAAGAACTCGAAGAGTAG